In Eleginops maclovinus isolate JMC-PN-2008 ecotype Puerto Natales chromosome 10, JC_Emac_rtc_rv5, whole genome shotgun sequence, the following proteins share a genomic window:
- the mapta gene encoding microtubule-associated protein tau isoform X4, whose product MDYTNNSSNSYSSGDTMSSSLANMTINDQHPQENGIMKEPEAAVSENGPKPVSELCDEKVLPVETSEKAGVEAAVPELSETQSTSCGDEGQLAAAGGAASTAQAKTDNGSADKTPTAIKPTSSPKRPSPVTRGTKTNSPSGNGPSSIPIKTSSPGPRQAGGPGLAKSQTQGVKTSAQAASAKKPPTPKNQKDGSGHSSPGTNSPNSQALSAKAAAEANKVKKVAVVRSTPKSPGSLKTRPPAPLAAAAPMPDLKNVRSKIGSTDNLKHQPGGGKVQILEQKLDFSNVQSKCGSKGNMKHVPGGGNVQILDKKLELPNVSSRCGSKDNIKHTPGGGKVQILEKKLDLSSVQSRCGSKDNIKHVAGGGNVQILEKKLDLSSVQSRCGSKDNIKHVAGGGNVQIVHKKIDLTNVQSKCGSKSNLHHKPGGGNIEIKHEKLEFKVQSKVGSLDNIGHVPGGGGRRREKGKEAERSSSGSPSIPSPAVTPPQSPQTVPSTPITPILTNPLIKIEDSH is encoded by the exons ATGGACTACACGAACAACTCCTCCAACAGCTACAGCTCCGGAGACACCATGAGCTCCTCCTTAGCCAACATGACCATCAACGACCAGCACCCCCAGGAGAACGGGATCATGAAAG AGCCTGAAGCAGCTGTCAGTGAAAACGGGCCTAAACCTGTGTCTGAGCTCTGTGACGAAAAGGTGCTCCCTG TGGAGACGTCTGAGAAGGCCGGTGTTGAAGCAGCAGTGCCTGAGCTCTCAGAAACACAGAGCACTTCATGTGGAGACGAGGGGCAGCTTG CAGCggcaggaggagcagcttcaACAG CTCAAGCAAAGACGGATAACGGCTCTGCAGATAAG ACCCCAACTGCCATCAAACCAACCTCTTCCCCTAAAAGACCATCCCCAGTCACCAGGGGCACCAAAACAAACTCTCCCTCCGGAAACGGCCCCAGCTCCATCCCCATTAAAACCAGCAGCCCGGGGCCCCGGCAGGCCGGA GGTCCCGGTCTTGCTAAGTCTCAAACCCAAGGAGTCAAGACATCAGCTCAAGCAG CTAGTGCCAAGAAACCTCCCACTCCAAAAAAtcaaaaag ATGGGAGTGGACACAGCAGCCCCGGCACTAACTCTCCCAATAGCCAAGCACTTTCTGCCAAGGCTGCGGCGGAGGCCAACAAAGTGAAGAAAGTGGCCGTGGTGCGTTCTACGCCCAAATCCCCGGGCTCGCTGAAGACCCGCCCCCCCGCCCCTCTGGCTGCAGCGGCGCCGATGCCCGACCTGAAGAACGTCAGGTCCAAGATCGGCTCTACAGACAACCTGAAGCACCAGCCTGGTGGGGGAAAG GTACAAATCCTTGAACAGAAGTTGGATTTTAGTAATGTCCAGTCTAAGTGTGGCTCCAAAGGCAATATGAAACATGTACCCGGTGGCGGCAAT GTCCAGATCCTTGACAAGAAGCTGGAGTTACCCAATGTTTCATCTCGTTGTGGATCTAAGGACAACATAAAGCACACCCCTGGAGGAGGCAAG GTTCAAATTCTTGAAAAGAAGCTGGACTTAAGCAGTGTGCAGTCCCGGTGCGGCTCCAAagataatataaaacatgtagCGGGCGGTGGCAAT GTTCAAATTCTTGAAAAGAAGCTGGACTTAAGCAGTGTGCAGTCCCGGTGCGGCTCCAAagataatataaaacatgtagCGGGCGGTGGCAAT GTTCAGATTGTGCACAAAAAGATCGATCTGACCAACGTTCAGTCGAAATGTGGATCCAAATCCAACCTCCATCATAAGCCAG GTGGTGGGAACATTGAGATCAAGCATGAGAAGCTGGAGTTCAAAGTTCAGTCTAAGGTCGGCTCTCTCGATAACATCGGCCACGTCCCTGGAGGCGGAGGGAGAAGG agggagaaagggaaggaAGCAGAGAGGAGTTCCTCAGGCAGCCCCTcaatcccctccccagctgtcaCCCCCCCTCAGTCACCTCAGACTGTCCCTTCAACACCCATCACACCCATCCTGACGAACCCCCTCATAAAGATTGAGGACTCCC
- the mapta gene encoding microtubule-associated protein tau isoform X16, which produces MDYTNNSSNSYSSGDTMSSSLANMTINDQHPQENGIMKEPEAAVSENGPKPVSELCDEKVLPVETSEKAGVEAAVPELSETQSTSCGDEGQLAAAGGAASTAQAKTDNGSADKTPTAIKPTSSPKRPSPVTRGTKTNSPSGNGPSSIPIKTSSPGPRQAGGPGLAKSQTQGVKTSAQAASAKKPPTPKNQKDGSGHSSPGTNSPNSQALSAKAAAEANKVKKVAVVRSTPKSPGSLKTRPPAPLAAAAPMPDLKNVRSKIGSTDNLKHQPGGGKVQILEQKLDFSNVQSKCGSKGNMKHVPGGGNVQILDKKLELPNVSSRCGSKDNIKHTPGGGKVQIVHKKIDLTNVQSKCGSKSNLHHKPGGGNIEIKHEKLEFKVQSKVGSLDNIGHVPGGGGRRREKGKEAERSSSGSPSIPSPAVTPPQSPQTVPSTPITPILTNPLIKIEDSH; this is translated from the exons ATGGACTACACGAACAACTCCTCCAACAGCTACAGCTCCGGAGACACCATGAGCTCCTCCTTAGCCAACATGACCATCAACGACCAGCACCCCCAGGAGAACGGGATCATGAAAG AGCCTGAAGCAGCTGTCAGTGAAAACGGGCCTAAACCTGTGTCTGAGCTCTGTGACGAAAAGGTGCTCCCTG TGGAGACGTCTGAGAAGGCCGGTGTTGAAGCAGCAGTGCCTGAGCTCTCAGAAACACAGAGCACTTCATGTGGAGACGAGGGGCAGCTTG CAGCggcaggaggagcagcttcaACAG CTCAAGCAAAGACGGATAACGGCTCTGCAGATAAG ACCCCAACTGCCATCAAACCAACCTCTTCCCCTAAAAGACCATCCCCAGTCACCAGGGGCACCAAAACAAACTCTCCCTCCGGAAACGGCCCCAGCTCCATCCCCATTAAAACCAGCAGCCCGGGGCCCCGGCAGGCCGGA GGTCCCGGTCTTGCTAAGTCTCAAACCCAAGGAGTCAAGACATCAGCTCAAGCAG CTAGTGCCAAGAAACCTCCCACTCCAAAAAAtcaaaaag ATGGGAGTGGACACAGCAGCCCCGGCACTAACTCTCCCAATAGCCAAGCACTTTCTGCCAAGGCTGCGGCGGAGGCCAACAAAGTGAAGAAAGTGGCCGTGGTGCGTTCTACGCCCAAATCCCCGGGCTCGCTGAAGACCCGCCCCCCCGCCCCTCTGGCTGCAGCGGCGCCGATGCCCGACCTGAAGAACGTCAGGTCCAAGATCGGCTCTACAGACAACCTGAAGCACCAGCCTGGTGGGGGAAAG GTACAAATCCTTGAACAGAAGTTGGATTTTAGTAATGTCCAGTCTAAGTGTGGCTCCAAAGGCAATATGAAACATGTACCCGGTGGCGGCAAT GTCCAGATCCTTGACAAGAAGCTGGAGTTACCCAATGTTTCATCTCGTTGTGGATCTAAGGACAACATAAAGCACACCCCTGGAGGAGGCAAG GTTCAGATTGTGCACAAAAAGATCGATCTGACCAACGTTCAGTCGAAATGTGGATCCAAATCCAACCTCCATCATAAGCCAG GTGGTGGGAACATTGAGATCAAGCATGAGAAGCTGGAGTTCAAAGTTCAGTCTAAGGTCGGCTCTCTCGATAACATCGGCCACGTCCCTGGAGGCGGAGGGAGAAGG agggagaaagggaaggaAGCAGAGAGGAGTTCCTCAGGCAGCCCCTcaatcccctccccagctgtcaCCCCCCCTCAGTCACCTCAGACTGTCCCTTCAACACCCATCACACCCATCCTGACGAACCCCCTCATAAAGATTGAGGACTCCC